The following are encoded together in the Salvia hispanica cultivar TCC Black 2014 chromosome 6, UniMelb_Shisp_WGS_1.0, whole genome shotgun sequence genome:
- the LOC125194585 gene encoding uncharacterized protein LOC125194585 — MTALARLVDAGSVSRAATDMRIFGLRPMTDPLDLMNVLFVLEVCCNACKKPIKASHYAMHAELCKSLSSRAEINVELDGPAVTKKPPRKERKKSQITQSKKAKSLRETKHSRSVDSCDVAAPGYHIDAKSEMSLFPEAQREMHMNSTDKMNGSTVNLYSVDCVQDVTKHSLKPLKRTSAENQSNQGTENFYKPAAELLPYVPAPLATKIYYSQRNHNLRRAISRMFFEEPDKEFSNEVPSSEEYQRQQFFALCSND; from the exons ATGACAGCCTTGGCGAGGCTTGTGGATGCTGGAAGTGTCTCAAGAGCTGCAACAG ATATGcgtatttttggtttgagACCAATGACAGATCCTTTGGATTTG ATG aatgttttatttgtattgGAGGTATGCTGTAATGCTTGCAAGAAGCCAATCAAGGCCAGCCATTATGCAATGCATGCAG AGCTCTGTAAGTCTCTAAGTTCTAGAGCGGAAATCAACGTGGAACTTGATGGTCCTGCAGTGACTAAAAAACCTCCAAGGAAGGAGAGGAAAAAGTCACAGATTACTCAGAGTA AAAAGGCCAAATCACTCAGAGAGACCAAACACTCTCGTTCTGTAGACTCTTGTGATGTAGCTGCACCAGGATATCATATAGATGCAAAAAGCGAAATGAGTCTCTTCCCTGAAGCTCAAC GAGAAATGCATATGAATTCCACTGACAAAATGAATGGCTCAACAGTGAACCTTTACAGTGTGGACTGTGTACAAGATGTAACTAAACACTCATTGAAACCACTAAAAAG GACTTCAGCTGAgaatcaatcaaatcaaggTACAGAGAATTTCTACAAGCCAGCTGCTGAGCTTCTTCCAT ATGTTCCAGCTCCCCTTGCGACCAAAATATACTATTCCCAAAGAAATCACAATCTCCGAAGAGCCATTTCTCGCATGTTCTTTGAGGAACCAGACAAAGAGTTCAGCAATGAGGTTCCATCCTCAGAAGAATATCAA AGACAGCAATTTTTTGCTCTTTGCTCGAACGACTGA